In Nitrospira sp., the following proteins share a genomic window:
- the pgeF gene encoding peptidoglycan editing factor PgeF: MRGTCRPFCASREARRREQVRSRKCKTKGTTFWSNMVITIPHFASERQGVRHFFGTRMQGLAPVFAAPSVVSVNQVHGTEVLVVDRPVLGAPSFDGGWDALVTNQAGVLLTVKTADCVPVLIHDPCTRVVAAVHAGWRGAVAGIIPRTVEVMRRQFKSQPASLRLSIGPAAGVCCYEVDEPVLDRLRESYPAWRTVIKNTGPGKAKLNLRGLVRGQAVQAGVPEGGIYSVSLCTICHTTLFHSYRREGTARGTMVSGIMLVPHRASGKRRAN, translated from the coding sequence ATGCGTGGGACGTGCCGACCTTTCTGCGCAAGCAGGGAGGCTAGGAGAAGGGAGCAAGTAAGAAGTAGGAAGTGCAAAACAAAGGGAACAACATTTTGGTCAAACATGGTGATCACGATTCCGCATTTTGCCAGCGAACGGCAGGGCGTCCGGCACTTCTTTGGCACTCGGATGCAGGGCCTGGCGCCCGTGTTCGCCGCTCCGAGCGTGGTCTCGGTCAATCAGGTCCATGGCACGGAAGTGCTGGTGGTGGACCGGCCCGTTTTGGGTGCGCCATCATTCGATGGCGGGTGGGACGCGCTGGTGACCAATCAGGCCGGCGTGCTACTCACGGTCAAGACCGCGGATTGCGTACCGGTGCTCATCCATGACCCGTGCACCCGCGTCGTGGCGGCAGTGCATGCAGGCTGGCGTGGAGCCGTGGCGGGAATCATTCCCAGGACCGTCGAAGTGATGAGGAGGCAGTTCAAGTCACAGCCAGCCTCGTTGCGCCTGAGCATCGGGCCCGCGGCCGGGGTCTGCTGCTATGAGGTAGATGAGCCAGTACTGGACCGTCTGCGCGAGAGCTATCCGGCGTGGCGCACTGTGATCAAAAACACGGGGCCTGGCAAGGCCAAGCTCAATCTGCGCGGGCTCGTGCGCGGACAGGCCGTGCAGGCAGGCGTGCCGGAAGGAGGCATTTATTCTGTGAGCCTCTGTACCATCTGCCATACGACGCTATTTCACTCCTATCGCCGCGAGGGCACGGCTCGGGGTACAATGGTTAGCGGGATCATGCTGGTACCACACCGTGCGAGCGGAAAACGCCGCGCGAACTGA
- the ftsZ gene encoding cell division protein FtsZ — protein sequence MFSLHEGDVMPVHIKVFGVGGSGCNAVNTMIQAGLKNVEFVSANTDVQALGRSQASIKIQLGPERTQGLGAGAKPEIGREAALESEDEIREAIEGAEMIFVTAGMGGGTGTGAAPIVAKVARDLGVLTVGVVTKPFQYEGHRRMSYAEEGLRELRRHVDTLLVIPNQRLLGIVDKSTPLLEAFKVADDVLRQAIQGIADVITTTGHVNVDFADVRTVMSFTGRAVMGMGVARGANRAQEAAQKAINSPLLEDGSVTGARGVLLNITGGANMTLHEVGEAASIIQDTADPQANIIVGQVINPDLKEDLVVTVVATGFDKDEPPARLPAAARTGAMPAIEPAMASVRDMNGGETEKQMEKPAFLRRFSSKRSESQERLSLATDDAWDVPTFLRKQGG from the coding sequence ATGTTCTCACTACACGAAGGCGATGTGATGCCGGTGCATATTAAGGTCTTCGGCGTCGGCGGCTCGGGGTGCAACGCCGTCAACACGATGATCCAGGCCGGGCTCAAAAACGTGGAGTTCGTGTCGGCCAACACTGACGTCCAGGCCCTAGGGCGGTCCCAGGCCTCGATCAAAATCCAACTGGGGCCCGAACGCACGCAAGGATTGGGCGCCGGCGCCAAGCCGGAAATTGGCCGTGAGGCGGCGCTCGAAAGCGAGGACGAAATTCGCGAGGCGATTGAGGGGGCCGAGATGATCTTCGTCACTGCCGGCATGGGCGGCGGTACAGGCACCGGAGCCGCGCCGATCGTGGCCAAAGTCGCGCGCGATCTGGGCGTGCTGACCGTCGGCGTGGTGACCAAGCCCTTTCAATATGAAGGGCACCGGCGGATGAGCTATGCGGAGGAGGGGCTGCGGGAATTGCGCCGTCATGTCGATACGCTGCTGGTGATCCCCAATCAGCGGCTGCTCGGCATCGTAGACAAATCCACGCCGCTGCTGGAGGCCTTCAAGGTGGCGGATGACGTGCTGCGTCAGGCAATCCAGGGCATCGCGGACGTGATTACGACGACGGGCCACGTGAACGTAGACTTTGCGGACGTGCGCACGGTGATGAGCTTCACCGGGCGGGCCGTCATGGGTATGGGTGTGGCGCGGGGCGCGAACCGCGCGCAGGAGGCGGCGCAGAAGGCGATCAATTCCCCGCTGCTGGAGGACGGTAGCGTGACCGGGGCGCGCGGCGTACTGCTGAACATCACGGGCGGGGCGAACATGACGTTGCACGAGGTGGGCGAGGCGGCGTCGATCATCCAGGACACAGCCGATCCGCAGGCAAACATCATCGTCGGGCAGGTAATCAATCCGGATCTCAAGGAGGATTTGGTTGTGACGGTCGTGGCCACCGGCTTCGACAAGGATGAACCGCCGGCCCGGTTGCCCGCCGCGGCCCGAACGGGGGCGATGCCGGCCATTGAGCCGGCCATGGCCAGCGTGCGCGACATGAATGGCGGCGAAACCGAGAAGCAGATGGAGAAGCCAGCTTTCCTGCGCCGGTTCTCAAGCAAGCGCAGCGAATCGCAGGAGCGGCTTAGCCTGGCCACGGACGATGCGTGGGACGTGCCGACCTTTCTGCGCAAGCAGGGAGGCTAG
- a CDS encoding YggT family protein, whose translation MFVAGNALQGLARVLEMVLSLYTWIIIARALVSWVSPDPWNPIVQFLERATEPVLEPIRRRLGWQMGIDLSPLIVILILYFLQYALVQSLYETAAQLH comes from the coding sequence ATGTTCGTCGCGGGCAATGCCTTGCAGGGGCTGGCACGGGTGCTAGAGATGGTGCTCTCACTGTATACGTGGATCATCATCGCGCGGGCGCTCGTGTCGTGGGTGAGTCCGGACCCCTGGAATCCGATCGTGCAGTTTCTGGAGCGGGCAACGGAACCGGTGCTGGAGCCGATCCGGCGCCGCTTGGGCTGGCAGATGGGGATCGATCTGTCGCCGCTGATCGTGATTCTGATTTTGTATTTCCTGCAATACGCGCTGGTCCAGTCGCTGTACGAGACGGCTGCGCAGCTGCATTGA
- a CDS encoding 50S ribosomal protein L25, with amino-acid sequence MKFDLAAETRTGLGKGAARQLRRKGRVPAVLYGQGECVLLTLNPDTLKAILRAHAGSTVLINVKIAGATKKADRVALLRDYQLDPVSGDVLHADLFEVLMDKPIRVKVPVSVIGSQPAGVKEGGILQHNTREIHVECLPSAMPDSIPVDASALVIGQGIHLKELTPIAGVRFLDDPELMVVSVAVPMSDAKLEALLTSTATTGEGKEPEVMAKGKEAAAAAEAAAGGAPAADAKAGATATAEKGKEGAAKEAPKAEKKEAEKKK; translated from the coding sequence ATGAAATTCGATCTTGCAGCGGAAACCAGAACCGGGTTGGGCAAGGGTGCGGCCCGTCAGTTGCGTCGGAAGGGGCGGGTGCCGGCCGTACTGTACGGACAGGGCGAGTGCGTGCTCCTGACGTTAAACCCTGACACACTGAAGGCCATTCTACGGGCGCATGCTGGCAGCACGGTCCTGATCAACGTGAAAATTGCCGGTGCGACCAAGAAGGCCGACCGCGTCGCCTTGTTGCGGGACTATCAGCTCGATCCCGTCAGTGGCGACGTGCTGCACGCCGACCTCTTCGAGGTGCTGATGGACAAGCCCATCCGCGTCAAGGTGCCGGTCAGCGTTATCGGCAGCCAGCCGGCCGGTGTGAAGGAAGGCGGTATTCTCCAGCACAACACGCGCGAGATTCATGTCGAATGCCTGCCGTCCGCCATGCCGGATTCGATTCCCGTAGACGCCTCGGCACTGGTGATCGGCCAAGGCATCCATCTCAAGGAGCTGACGCCGATCGCGGGTGTCCGGTTTCTGGACGATCCGGAGCTGATGGTGGTCAGCGTGGCGGTACCGATGTCTGATGCCAAGCTCGAAGCGCTGCTCACCAGCACGGCGACAACTGGCGAGGGCAAGGAGCCCGAGGTCATGGCCAAGGGCAAGGAAGCAGCGGCAGCTGCGGAAGCTGCGGCAGGTGGTGCACCTGCCGCCGATGCCAAGGCGGGCGCCACGGCCACGGCCGAAAAAGGCAAGGAAGGCGCTGCCAAGGAAGCTCCCAAGGCTGAAAAGAAGGAAGCCGAGAAGAAGAAGTAG
- a CDS encoding FtsQ-type POTRA domain-containing protein yields the protein MSWFGKRVRSPRPNLQRHSGRAPVQRTKSEKARDAVRGTLWAVAVLLGAWSALSLYSMAGPVVAKWFDIREVHVTGLQTIEREEVVERLELTSKETLLSVNPVELEARVAAHPWVKAVTVTRSPLHTLSVQVTERKPAALFKAPSIVMLLDEEGAVLSSSVPEDRDDLPVVVGADPKKLLLGEAQPREAVQRGIKLAGLLAHSLEGRPEVDVTDPAHAVAYLKGMRFQFGAQPVEEQWERYRAVKPVRRVSTAHGSSEIDLRFSDKVIMRDRG from the coding sequence ATGAGCTGGTTCGGCAAACGGGTTCGTAGTCCGCGGCCCAATCTGCAACGGCATTCCGGGCGCGCGCCGGTCCAGCGCACGAAATCCGAAAAGGCGCGGGATGCTGTTCGCGGGACGCTTTGGGCAGTGGCGGTTCTGCTGGGCGCTTGGTCGGCGCTCTCACTTTATTCTATGGCGGGCCCGGTGGTGGCCAAGTGGTTCGACATCCGCGAGGTGCATGTGACCGGCCTGCAGACGATCGAACGCGAAGAAGTCGTGGAACGGCTTGAGTTGACATCGAAAGAGACGCTGCTCTCGGTCAATCCGGTTGAGTTGGAAGCGCGTGTGGCCGCGCACCCTTGGGTCAAGGCGGTGACGGTCACTCGATCACCGCTGCATACCCTGTCCGTGCAGGTCACCGAGCGCAAGCCCGCGGCGCTGTTTAAGGCGCCGTCGATAGTCATGCTGCTGGATGAGGAGGGCGCCGTGTTGTCGTCGTCAGTACCGGAAGACCGGGATGATCTGCCGGTGGTCGTCGGGGCCGACCCCAAAAAGCTGCTACTGGGCGAGGCGCAGCCGCGCGAGGCGGTACAGCGCGGGATCAAGCTGGCGGGGCTGCTGGCCCATTCGCTTGAGGGGCGGCCTGAGGTGGATGTGACCGATCCAGCGCATGCGGTGGCCTATCTCAAAGGCATGCGGTTTCAGTTTGGCGCGCAGCCGGTGGAAGAGCAGTGGGAGCGGTATCGTGCGGTGAAGCCGGTCCGCCGCGTGAGCACGGCCCACGGATCGTCCGAGATCGATCTGCGGTTTTCGGACAAAGTGATCATGAGGGATCGGGGATGA
- a CDS encoding beta-lactamase family protein, with the protein MSKPDPIGDAMQAAVANGVFPGAVLFVRLRGQVACHQAFGNAALVPAVEPACLDTLYDLASLTKPLATVTTVLLLVRDGRLTLDDLVKKHVPECVGHPIGEMTIWHLLTHSSGLPSWRPFYERIAQEDQLRPGLLGSDAARARMLTLIAEEPLEYPAGTRSVYSDLGFMLLGMVVERVTGHTLEAYCREQVFKPMQTPLMFLGAKGEHPLDLHTIAPTEQESWRGRLLRGEVHDENAHALGGVSGHAGLFGTAAAVSTVTGQWLDSYVGRGWLLPSELVRKFVTKQDRVTGSSWALGWDTPSAPSSSGSRFSPASFGHLGYTGTSIWIDPQAELEVILLSNRVHPSRSNEAIKLFRPVIHDLIYKELVAGSEQSTAGNRH; encoded by the coding sequence ATGAGCAAGCCTGATCCCATCGGTGACGCCATGCAGGCCGCCGTGGCGAACGGCGTGTTCCCTGGCGCCGTGCTGTTCGTCCGTCTGCGCGGGCAGGTTGCCTGTCATCAGGCCTTTGGAAATGCCGCGTTGGTACCTGCCGTGGAGCCAGCCTGCCTCGACACGCTCTACGATTTGGCTTCTCTCACCAAGCCTCTGGCCACGGTGACCACCGTGTTGTTGCTGGTTCGAGACGGACGGCTGACGCTGGACGACCTCGTCAAAAAGCACGTGCCCGAGTGTGTGGGGCATCCGATTGGCGAGATGACGATCTGGCACCTGCTCACTCACAGCTCCGGCCTGCCGAGTTGGCGGCCATTCTATGAACGCATTGCGCAAGAAGACCAGCTACGGCCGGGCTTGCTCGGCAGCGATGCTGCCCGTGCACGCATGCTGACATTGATCGCAGAAGAACCGCTTGAGTATCCCGCGGGGACGCGCAGTGTCTACAGCGACCTGGGGTTCATGCTATTGGGCATGGTGGTCGAGCGGGTAACCGGCCACACGCTCGAGGCCTATTGCCGGGAGCAGGTTTTCAAACCTATGCAGACGCCACTGATGTTTTTAGGGGCGAAGGGAGAGCACCCCTTGGACCTCCATACGATTGCACCAACGGAGCAGGAATCCTGGCGAGGCCGGCTGCTCCGGGGGGAAGTGCACGACGAGAATGCCCACGCACTGGGCGGCGTCTCCGGTCACGCCGGTCTGTTCGGCACGGCGGCTGCCGTGTCGACGGTGACCGGGCAATGGCTGGATAGCTACGTAGGGCGCGGGTGGCTGCTGCCGTCCGAACTCGTCCGGAAATTCGTCACGAAGCAGGACCGGGTCACGGGGTCAAGTTGGGCGCTGGGATGGGACACGCCGTCGGCTCCGTCGTCGTCCGGAAGCCGGTTCTCGCCGGCCTCATTCGGCCATCTCGGGTACACCGGCACGTCGATCTGGATCGATCCGCAGGCTGAACTGGAAGTAATCCTGCTATCCAACCGGGTGCATCCGTCAAGGAGCAACGAAGCAATCAAACTGTTCCGGCCAGTGATTCACGATCTGATTTATAAAGAGCTGGTAGCGGGTAGCGAACAGAGCACAGCTGGCAACCGGCACTGA
- a CDS encoding ribose-phosphate pyrophosphokinase — protein sequence MDNQLKLFSGTANPALAKEICSHLGVQLGGATVSSFSDGEIRIKIDENVRGADVFVVQSCCTPVNTSIMELLIMLDALKRSSAYRITAVIPYFGYARQDRKDQPRVPITAKLMADIIETAGATRVLTMDLHAGQIQGFFNIPVDHLYALPVLLDYINRQFGKDLKDVVIVSPDAGGVERARAFAKRLQTNLAIIDKRREGPNNAQVMNIIGDVEGKHVILLDDMIDTAGTIVQGAQAVANKGAKSVWAGCVHPVLSGPALERLQQSPLTEVVVTNTIPLNGKEQTCSKLRVLSVAPLLGEAIRRIHNEESVTSLFA from the coding sequence CTGGACAACCAGCTAAAACTGTTTTCTGGAACAGCCAACCCCGCGCTGGCAAAGGAGATTTGCAGCCATTTGGGAGTCCAGTTAGGGGGGGCCACGGTCTCGTCTTTCAGCGACGGGGAGATCCGCATCAAGATCGACGAAAATGTCCGCGGAGCGGACGTGTTCGTGGTGCAGTCGTGCTGCACGCCGGTCAACACGTCGATCATGGAACTGCTGATCATGCTCGATGCACTGAAGCGGTCTTCGGCCTACCGGATTACGGCGGTGATTCCCTATTTCGGCTACGCCCGGCAGGACCGAAAAGATCAGCCGCGGGTGCCGATCACGGCAAAGCTGATGGCCGATATCATTGAGACGGCGGGCGCCACCCGCGTGCTGACCATGGATCTCCATGCGGGACAGATCCAGGGATTTTTTAATATTCCGGTGGACCATCTGTATGCGCTGCCAGTGCTGCTGGATTACATCAACCGGCAGTTCGGAAAGGACTTGAAGGACGTCGTGATTGTGTCGCCGGACGCCGGCGGAGTGGAGCGGGCGCGGGCCTTCGCCAAGCGTCTGCAGACTAACCTGGCAATCATCGACAAGCGACGTGAGGGGCCCAATAACGCGCAGGTGATGAACATCATCGGTGACGTCGAGGGCAAGCATGTGATCTTACTGGATGACATGATCGACACGGCGGGGACGATTGTGCAGGGTGCGCAGGCCGTTGCAAATAAGGGGGCCAAGTCCGTCTGGGCCGGTTGCGTGCATCCTGTTCTGTCGGGGCCAGCGCTGGAACGGTTGCAACAGTCACCGTTGACGGAAGTGGTCGTGACCAATACGATTCCGCTTAACGGCAAGGAGCAAACCTGCTCGAAGCTGCGCGTGCTGTCAGTCGCGCCGCTGCTGGGCGAGGCCATTCGGAGAATTCACAACGAAGAGTCGGTCACGTCCCTGTTTGCGTGA
- the ispE gene encoding 4-(cytidine 5'-diphospho)-2-C-methyl-D-erythritol kinase, producing the protein MRLRMTSNRSIHIHAPAKVNLVLRVLDRRPDGYHNLWSLMQTVEVADTLAVRTTPGQPGIHLACDDVSLPTDRRNLIYRAVEAVLERAGPAVGRDAGLAITLTKRIPVSAGLGGGSSNAAATIVALNELFALRWSLTDMMKVGAPLGSDVPFFFCAPSAVVTGRGEAVEAVTLTGRRWIVLVNPGFPIETKWAYEQLSMRRSSVAPLADSLRRVVGGATASWDQVIPLMENDFEAAVGPSHPELAKVAQALRDAGAEAAMLSGSGATVFGVFSDEASAVCARRALGAINGWRVLAGPAGAGPLSCVFDV; encoded by the coding sequence ATGAGGTTGCGCATGACCAGTAACCGGTCGATACACATTCACGCCCCGGCCAAGGTCAATCTGGTGCTCCGCGTCCTGGATCGTCGCCCGGATGGCTACCACAATCTCTGGTCGCTCATGCAAACGGTAGAGGTTGCGGACACGCTGGCTGTTCGGACCACGCCGGGACAGCCGGGCATTCATCTGGCATGCGACGACGTCTCGCTGCCGACCGATCGGCGGAATCTGATCTACCGGGCGGTGGAAGCCGTACTGGAGCGGGCAGGTCCGGCAGTAGGTCGGGATGCGGGTCTCGCCATTACGCTTACCAAGCGCATCCCGGTCTCGGCCGGGTTGGGTGGTGGGAGCAGCAACGCGGCGGCGACCATCGTGGCGCTCAATGAATTATTTGCACTCCGCTGGTCCCTGACGGACATGATGAAGGTGGGTGCGCCGTTGGGCAGTGATGTGCCGTTCTTTTTCTGCGCTCCGTCCGCTGTGGTGACTGGACGTGGTGAGGCCGTCGAAGCCGTGACGCTGACCGGCCGGCGCTGGATAGTGCTGGTAAACCCCGGGTTCCCAATCGAAACGAAATGGGCCTATGAACAATTGTCCATGCGCCGCTCCAGCGTAGCCCCGCTAGCTGATTCACTGCGGCGTGTCGTAGGCGGTGCGACGGCATCGTGGGATCAAGTCATCCCGCTGATGGAGAACGATTTTGAAGCCGCCGTAGGGCCGTCTCATCCCGAACTGGCGAAGGTGGCGCAGGCCCTGCGCGATGCCGGCGCCGAAGCTGCCATGCTGTCAGGCAGTGGCGCCACGGTGTTCGGCGTGTTTAGCGACGAGGCGTCTGCAGTGTGCGCCCGGCGGGCATTGGGCGCAATCAATGGCTGGCGGGTGCTTGCCGGACCCGCTGGAGCTGGCCCCCTATCCTGTGTTTTCGACGTCTGA
- the ftsA gene encoding cell division protein FtsA, translating to MARRDHIVVGLDIGTTKICAIVAEVTEDGTVNIVGVGTSPSRGMRKGVVVDIESTVESVKKAVEEAELMAAVQINSVYTGIAGSHINGIHSRGVVALKKQEVTRADIARAIETARSMAVLSPDRRLLHVIPREFMVDSQDGVRDPLGMSGSRLEVEVQIITGAVTSAQNIVKCVNKAGLDVIDIVLQPLASSEAVLSAEERELGVAMVDLGGGTTDLAIFVDGSIRHTAVLPIGGQNLTKDIAVGMVTTQTEAEKIKIKHGIARVDMVKDDQMVPVPGMGERPARTVSRRELAEIIEPRVDEMFELVRHEITRAGYEAMMGAGVVITGGTSMLEGMPDAAEKILGLPARRGVPHGVEGLRDVAGTPMHATGVGLILHACHHAGELETAGNGRRVGRVLGRMKEWMTEFF from the coding sequence ATGGCCAGACGGGATCACATCGTGGTCGGGTTGGACATCGGGACGACGAAAATTTGCGCGATCGTGGCCGAGGTCACGGAAGACGGCACGGTCAACATCGTCGGCGTCGGAACCAGCCCGTCCCGCGGCATGCGCAAGGGCGTGGTCGTGGACATCGAAAGCACGGTTGAATCCGTGAAGAAGGCCGTGGAGGAAGCCGAGCTAATGGCGGCGGTGCAGATCAACTCGGTCTACACCGGCATTGCCGGTAGTCACATCAACGGCATCCACTCGCGCGGCGTCGTGGCGCTAAAAAAGCAGGAAGTCACGCGCGCGGACATCGCCCGGGCGATCGAAACCGCGCGCTCGATGGCCGTGCTGAGCCCGGACCGCCGGTTGCTGCACGTCATTCCGCGTGAATTCATGGTGGACAGCCAGGACGGCGTACGGGATCCGCTGGGCATGTCCGGGTCGCGGCTTGAGGTGGAAGTGCAGATCATCACGGGCGCGGTGACTTCGGCCCAGAACATCGTCAAGTGCGTCAACAAGGCCGGACTTGACGTGATCGACATCGTGCTGCAGCCGCTGGCCTCGAGCGAGGCGGTTTTGAGCGCGGAGGAGCGCGAACTGGGCGTGGCGATGGTGGATCTCGGCGGCGGAACAACCGATCTGGCAATCTTCGTCGATGGGAGTATCCGGCACACGGCGGTGCTACCAATCGGTGGGCAGAACCTCACAAAGGACATCGCCGTTGGCATGGTCACGACACAGACGGAGGCAGAGAAGATCAAGATCAAGCACGGCATCGCGCGCGTGGACATGGTCAAGGACGACCAGATGGTGCCCGTACCGGGCATGGGCGAGCGGCCGGCGCGGACGGTCTCGCGGCGCGAGCTGGCAGAGATCATCGAGCCGCGCGTGGACGAGATGTTCGAGCTGGTGCGGCACGAAATCACACGGGCAGGCTACGAGGCGATGATGGGTGCCGGCGTGGTGATCACCGGCGGCACCTCCATGCTGGAGGGCATGCCGGATGCGGCAGAGAAGATTCTGGGCCTCCCGGCGCGGCGCGGCGTACCGCATGGCGTAGAAGGGCTGCGGGATGTCGCGGGCACGCCGATGCACGCGACCGGTGTTGGACTGATTCTCCATGCCTGCCACCATGCGGGTGAACTGGAAACGGCCGGAAACGGACGCCGGGTCGGGCGGGTCTTAGGGCGGATGAAAGAATGGATGACGGAGTTTTTTTGA
- a CDS encoding YggS family pyridoxal phosphate-dependent enzyme, producing the protein MDTGDHVEVDQIARRVRDIQARIQQAAQRAGRKPEAIRLVAVTKTVPVECIRDAVNAGVSMLGENRLQEAVPKIQQLTAVPGVQWHFIGRLQRRKVKTVVALFELIHSVESVELAEEIDQRAREAGTQQRVLLEVNIGREASKGGFAPDMLLDVAQAIDALPNLAVEGLMTIPPVSSEAEASRMHFRALRELAQSLASLKLQRMRMHELSMGMSGDFETAIEEGATMVRVGAAIFGARRG; encoded by the coding sequence ATGGACACTGGCGACCACGTAGAGGTGGATCAGATTGCCCGGCGCGTCCGCGACATTCAGGCCCGGATCCAGCAGGCGGCGCAGCGGGCCGGACGGAAGCCGGAGGCAATCCGACTCGTGGCCGTGACAAAAACGGTACCAGTCGAATGCATCCGGGACGCCGTGAATGCCGGTGTGAGCATGCTCGGTGAGAATCGGCTGCAGGAGGCCGTGCCAAAGATCCAGCAGTTGACAGCGGTGCCCGGCGTGCAGTGGCATTTTATCGGCCGGTTGCAGCGGCGGAAGGTGAAAACAGTCGTCGCCCTGTTTGAGCTGATCCACTCAGTGGAGAGTGTGGAGCTGGCTGAAGAAATCGATCAGCGGGCGCGAGAAGCAGGGACGCAGCAACGCGTGCTCCTGGAAGTGAATATCGGTCGGGAAGCGAGCAAGGGCGGGTTTGCTCCGGACATGTTGCTGGATGTGGCGCAGGCGATTGACGCGCTGCCGAATCTGGCGGTTGAGGGTCTGATGACGATTCCGCCGGTATCGTCGGAAGCGGAGGCCTCGCGGATGCACTTTCGTGCTCTACGCGAGTTGGCGCAGTCGCTGGCGAGTCTGAAGCTGCAGCGCATGCGGATGCACGAGTTGTCAATGGGCATGTCCGGGGATTTTGAAACGGCGATCGAGGAAGGAGCGACAATGGTGCGGGTTGGCGCGGCAATTTTTGGAGCGCGGCGTGGCTAA
- the proC gene encoding pyrroline-5-carboxylate reductase yields the protein MAIAMIGSGQMGEALIGGWLAAKTVTAKAIVATDASAERRDLMKRRFSVRTGSDNREAAAASTVVVLAVKPQTLNAVMKELASALAGKLVLSIAAGITLKHLAALAPKTARFVRIMPNTPALVRDGVSAIAFGPGVTNKDQQLARRLFEAVGKAVVVEEKLMDAVTGLSGSGPAYVFTAIEALADGGVKMGLPRSVADLLAAQTVLGAAKMVLETGELPAKLKNGVASPGGTTIAGLHRLEQGGLRAALMGAVEAAAKRSEELGRETKH from the coding sequence ATGGCGATTGCCATGATCGGATCAGGCCAGATGGGCGAAGCTCTCATTGGAGGCTGGCTGGCGGCCAAGACCGTCACGGCCAAGGCGATTGTGGCAACGGACGCGAGCGCTGAACGGCGCGATCTGATGAAGCGGCGGTTCAGCGTGCGCACAGGATCGGACAACCGCGAGGCGGCTGCTGCATCCACGGTCGTCGTGCTGGCGGTGAAGCCGCAGACTCTCAATGCCGTGATGAAGGAGCTGGCGTCGGCATTAGCGGGTAAACTCGTGTTGTCGATTGCCGCTGGCATCACGCTCAAGCATTTGGCGGCCCTGGCACCGAAGACGGCGCGGTTCGTGCGGATCATGCCAAACACACCGGCGCTGGTGCGCGACGGTGTGTCAGCGATCGCGTTCGGTCCCGGTGTGACCAACAAGGATCAGCAGCTCGCCCGTCGTCTTTTCGAAGCAGTCGGCAAGGCGGTGGTGGTCGAGGAGAAGCTCATGGACGCCGTCACCGGCCTGAGCGGCAGCGGCCCAGCTTATGTATTTACGGCGATCGAGGCGCTTGCGGACGGCGGCGTGAAAATGGGCCTGCCCCGTTCAGTGGCGGATCTGCTGGCTGCGCAGACGGTGCTGGGTGCGGCAAAGATGGTGCTGGAGACCGGCGAGCTGCCGGCCAAGTTGAAAAACGGCGTGGCCTCGCCCGGCGGGACAACGATTGCGGGCCTGCATCGACTCGAACAGGGCGGGCTGCGCGCGGCGCTGATGGGTGCGGTGGAGGCAGCGGCCAAACGGTCGGAAGAATTGGGACGGGAGACCAAGCACTGA